The Cognatishimia activa nucleotide sequence CGCCGTCGGCTTGATCGGCGCGAACTCACTCATATTGTCTCCGATCGCGGCGGAAGTAGCGGCAGGACTAGGGATCAGCAACCCTGCAGACGTGATGACAGCAGCCGGTGCTTATGGCGCAGGTGTGGCGGTTTCCGCGATGTTTCTCGCCCCCCTCTCAGATCGTTTCGGCGCGGATACAACGCTAAAACACGCATTGATCCTGGTCACGGCTGCTTTGGGTATTACTGCCGCAGCTCCGAATATAGAGCTGCTGATCGCAGGCCAGACGCTTGCAGGCGTCGGGGTGGGTATGGCCTTACCGGCGATCTACACCATGGCGGCGGTCATCGCTGCACCCGGGCAAGAGGCTCAGACGGTTGGAAAAGTTTTGACCGGCTGGACTTTGGCCATGGTTGGCGGTGTTACGTTCAGCGCCTATGGCGCAGAGCTTTTTGGCTGGCGCGCGGTCTTTGCAATTCTAGCCATCGCAATCTTCTCTGTTCTGGTTCTGATGTACGCCATCCGATTGCCAGAGGCTCCACGGTCAGACCGTATCACTTCACCCGTCAGTGCAATGCGGGTTCCTGGCATCACAGGGGCACTCTTTAGCGTCGGTATGTTCAGCCTGGGCTTCTATGGTATCTATAACTACCTCGGCACCCATATCACAGAAAGCATGGGGCGTCCGATCACTGATGCAGGGCTTTACACCCTGCTCTATGGATTGGGATTTGGTTTCGCGATGTTTTTTGATCGCTACTTTGAAAATATCGGTCCACGTCGCGCTTTGGCCGCGATATTTGGGGCCGTTTTCCTGCTGATGACGGGATTTTATCATGTTGTGGATTGGTACTTAGGCTTTGCAGCGCTGATGTTTGCATGGGGTCTAATCAACCACTTTGGCCTCAACATGACCGTCAATCGCCTTACCCGCCTTGATCCGAGCCAGCGTGGTGCGATCATGGGGCTGAATTCATCTGTGATGTACTTCTGCGTCTTCGGCGCGACGCTTGGCTATCGACCGCTGTTTGATAACTGGGGACTTGTTGCATGCATCGTCGCATCCGCGATCATCGCAATCATCGGTCTCGGTGAAACACTTTATGCACGACGCACTGCAAAGACAGCGGGCGTAACAGCTTAAGCCCTAAAATTTAGAAACGCGGCGCACCATCCGCATGGATTGTTTGGCGCGTTTCATGTCCTGTTTGGGAGCATTCTTAGCATTGCCGCCCTTCTTGGTCGCAACTGCATTGATGCCCGCATCCACACCGCGATTTACCAATTGCCGCATAATCCGGCGCAGCACCATATTGACGATTTGGTTCATTTAACTGCCCTTTTCCTGCATTTCGCAGTCTTTTAGCTGTAAAATGCGGCAATTTAACGGCAAGTTAAAACTGAGTTAATCCTCAAAGAGCTCGGATTGTCCTTCATCGGTTTCTTCCGCAAGATCTTCATCTTCCGGTGTTGTTGGCAGCGTTCCCGGTGGCAGACGATTGTCGAGAAGTCCTGCTGCGCGTAGTTCTTTGAGTCCCGGCAAATCACGTGCACTTTCGAGGCCGAATTGGTCCAGGAACTGCTGTGTCACAACAAATGTCACGGGGCGGCCAGGGGTCATTTTACGACGACCAAAGCGGATCCACTCCATATCCAAAAGCTGATCGACCGTGCCGCGACTGACCGAAACGCCGCGAATTTCTTCTATCTCAGCCCGTGTCACTGGCTGGTGGTAGGCAATGATCGCCAGCGTTTCTATCGCAGCACGCGAAAGCTTACGCGTCTCAACCTGTTCTTTCTGCATGAGAAAACCCAGATCAGGCGCTGTCCGGATCGCATAAGCATCCCCGACTTTCACGACCCGCACGCCACGCCCTTCATAACGTTTTCTAAGATGCACCAAAGCCTCTGCCGCATCAGCCCCATGAGGCATACGCCCGTTAAGTTCTTTCACGGTCACAGGCTCAGCACTGGCGAAAAGTATGGCTTCGACCATTCGCTCCTGCTCCCCCATGGGCGGTGCTTCAAAAAGGCTTTCTTCCTGCGGTTCCTGTGTCTGATCGCTCTGGTCAGCCATGGTCATTCTCTTTTTGTCGTAATTCGATTTTGCCGAATGTGCCGTCTTGGCGAAGGTGAACCTTGCCTTCCTTGGCAAGCTGCAAGGAGGCCGCAAAGGTGGCTGCTGTCGCAGAGCGGCGGCGTTTGGGGTCTGTTTCCCAGCCCTCAGGCAGGTAGCTGAGAATATCCGTCCAGGTGCCAGCGTAACCGATCAGCCCACGCATGCGATCAAGTGCTTCTTCCAAGGTGAAAACAGAATCCCGATCCATAACAAAGGGGCGGAATTCATCCTTTGTTTTCAATCGGGCATAACCCTGCATCAAATCCAAAAGGGTCGCCGTATAGGTCACAATCTTGGTTTTGGTGACATCTTCTGGAATGCCGCGCGCAAAGAAGTCGCGTCCTAATCGATCCCGCGCCATCAGTTGTGCCGCAGCATTGCGCATGGCCTGAAGCCGCTCCAATTGGAACGCTAGGTGCGCCGCAAGCTCTTCGCCACTTGGCCCTTCTTCTTCCGGGTCTGGTGGCAGTAGTAGTCGAGATTTGAGGAAGGCGAGCCAGGCCGCCATAACAAGGTAATCAGCCGCTAGTTCAATCCGCAGCTGCTTGGCCTTTTCCACAAAGGCCAAATACTGACGCGCAAGCTGGAGGATAGATATTTTACGAAGATCGACTTTTTGCGTGCGTGAAAGCGTCAGCAACAGATCTAGCGGGCCTTCAAAGCCATCAACATCAACGATCAGGGCCTCAGCCGCCAGACGGTCTGCAACCGCCTCTCGCTTTGCCTGTTCGATGAAATCGTCTGTCATACCCTACCCGCTCAAGTAGCTTTCAAGCTCCGTTGTCAGCGCATCAATGTCAACAGATTTGGGGGCTTTTCGCGCGTCTAACGCTGCCACAGCGCGCTTTTGCGCAGCCTCGGTCATCATTCCGCTGGCGGCAACAACATCCTGCATCTCAGCCATATCGCCGTTACAGTGCAAAACCACATCGCAGCCCGCCTCGATGGAGGCAGCACTGCGCTCTGTCATGGTGCCATCTAGGGCTTCCATCGAGATGTCATCGGTCATGATCAGCCCGTCAAAACCGATCTTTTCCCGGATTATCCCCATCAGAACAGGAGAAATTGTTGCTGGAACGGAATCCAAAGCGTCATAGACCAAATGCGCAGTCATCCCAAGCGGCAGGTCATTCAGCGATTTGAAGGGCGCGAAATCAACTTCCAATTCTTCCGCGCTGGCTGAGACACGTGGCAGATCGAGATGGCTATCCACAACGGAGCGCCCATGACCGGGAATGTGCTTTAAAACCGGCAGTACACCACCATCCAAATGTCCGTCACTCACGGCACGGCCAATCTCGGAAATCGATTTTGGATCAAAGCCATAGCACCGGTTCTTCAAGAATGGATGTGTGCTTTCAGTTGCGACATCCACCAGCGGAGCACAGTTACAATCGATGCCAAGCGCGCGCAGTTCATGCGCCTGAATGCGAGATCGCAGATACATCGAGCGCGCGGCATTCTTTCCTGCCCTTTCGATCTGATCCAAGGGTGGCAGCCATTCGCGTGCCAGGGGCTCTCGCAAACGCTGAACACGGCCACCTTCCTGATCAATTAGGATTGGAGCGTCATAGCCAACCGCTTCGCGAAGCTGGTCGCAAAGCGCGCGGATTTGATCTGCATTGTCAATGTTTCGGCTGAACAGGATGAAAGCAAAGGGCTTTGCCTCAGCAAAGAAGGTGCGTTCAGATGAGGTCAGAGCCAAGCCTTCACAGCCAAGGATCGTCGCACCAAAGCGGCTTGCCTGCTGGGTCAACGGGTAACCACCGGAATACAGTCAGCGTTTTCAGCTTTTAGCGCGGAACAGAGACGACGCGCATCGCTTAGATCGGCAAAGCCCATCGCGCGCAGGCGATAGAATGTCCGCCCGCCACTGGTGGCCTTTTGCACGACTCGTTTCTTGTCGCCGAGATAGTCGCCAAATTTGGTTTGCAGCTTGTCCCATTCAGCGCGAGCGATATCTGGGCTTGCATAGGCGCCCAGTTGGACAAGACGTGTGCCGGCTGGCAGAGTTTCTGGTGCAACATCAACGGAAACAGAGGCCACAACCTCTACCGGTGCAGGCGCACTGAATTGAGATGGGCGCAGCTTAGGCCGCAAAGATGTGCCTAAACCTTCTTTTACAACGGCGACTGCTGCTTCGGGCTTTGGTTCAGCAACTGGCTCTAGCTCGGTCAAAGGCGTTGCGTCAGCTACGATCTGGTTCACCAGCGCATCTACATCACCCGGTTGTATCGGAGGAGGCGCAGAAATCGCTTCTGGCGCCGCTGCAACGGTTGTCTCTTCAGAAACTGGCGGCGCGGTAACCGCCACATCTGTACCAGCCGCTGGCTCGTCAGTGTCATTCAGTTGAATCGGAGGTGGCGCAAGCACCAAGCGGTCTGCAGGCGCGGCAGCTGTGCCTTCTGCGGCCACGCTATTGACTGCAAGACCCTGATGAGCTGCCTGCTGTCCGCCGGGATCAACTGGTTGCTCGCGCATTGGACCTTCAATGGCGCGCACGACAGGAACACCGGTTACGTCACGTACAAGAAGCTTGTAGCCCCAAACACCGGCTCCAAGGATCAATCCAAGGGAAACAACCGCACCAGCCCAATTGGCCAGACTACCCACAATCTGAGGGGACCCTGCCTGCGGAGCGGAACCGTTCATCGGGATTTGTGCCATGCTCGCCTCGTTTTCGATTTCAGGACTGACTTCCACAGGAACTCAGAACCAAAACCCGGATCCGACGCGTAAAATCGTCGGGGTTTGTTGCCATTGCCTCAACCCCGACGTCTTGTGCTTTAGCGCATCTCTTGTGCCGGAGTTACCCCCAAGATACCAAGTCCTGCGGAAATAACAATGGCGACGGCGCGCGCTAGGGCGATTTTCGCCTGTGTGGCTTGAGCATTATCTTCCTGAACAAAGCGCAGCTCAGGCTTGTCTTTACCTGTGTGGTAAAGGCTGTGCAGTTCGCTTGCGAGTTCATAGAGGTAGAAGGCCACGCGATGCGGTTCGTTGGTCCGGCCTGCGATCTCAACCAGACGTGGCCATTCAGCCACTTTCTTTGCAACCGCGATCTCTGCCGGATCAGCCAATTTGGACAGATCAGCCGCCGCGATCGTTGCATCAGCAACATCGATACCCGCTTCCGCGGCTTTCTTGACCGCTGAACACACCCGCGCATGGGCGTATTGCACGTAGAACACCGGGTTGTCCTTGGATTGCTCCAGAACCTTATCGAAATCAAAATCCAGCGGCGCGTCGTTTTTGCGGGTCAGCATCACAAAGCGTGTAACGTCAGAGCCAACCTGATCCACCACATCACGCAGGGTCACGAAGGTGCCTGCCCGTTTGGACATCTTGAACGGCTCACCGTTTTTAAAGAGCTTCACCAGCTGGGTCAGCTTGATATCAATTGGCGTCTTGCCATCAGATAGCGCAGACACAGCCGCTTTCATCCGCTTGACGTAACCCCCGTGGTCTGCCCCGAAGATGTCGATCAGCAGGTCAAAGTCGCGAGACACCTTGTCATAGTGATAGGCAATGTCAGGCGCGAAATAGGTCCAGGAGCCATCGGATTTCTTCACAGGACGGTCAACGTCATCACCATGATCGGTAGAGCGGAACAGGGTTTGCTCCCGTGGTTCCCAATCCTCAGGCTTTTTGCCTTTTGGTGGCTCCAGCACACCTTCATAGATTAGACCTTTGTCTTCCAATGACTTCAGCGCCGCTTCAATACGGCCTGTGCCGTAAAGTGACTTCTCCGAATAGAAGACATCCATCTCGATGTTTAGTTGTTTCAGATCAGCCCGGATCAGATCCATCATCTGCTCGGTCGCGTACTCCCGCACTTCTGCAAGCCACACGCTTTCGTCCTGGCCTACGTAGGCATCGCCGACTTTATTCTTCAGGGCTTCGCCGACCGGGATCAGATAATCACCCGGATAGGTACCATCCTCAAACGCAACCTCCTGGCCGTGCGCTTCGAGATACCGCAGGTAAACAGAACGCGCGAGCACATCGACCTGCGCGCCACCATCGTTGATGTAATATTCACGGGTGACGTCATAGCCTGCGAAATCCAGCAGAGACGCCAATGCGTCCCCAAAGACTGCGCCACGGGTGTGACCGACGTGCAAAGGACCGGTTGGGTTCGCAGAGACATATTCCACGTTCACCTTCTTGCCCTGCCCCATCTGAGACCGGCCAAAGCCATTGCCTGCTTCCAGAACCGCTTTCACCAGATCACGCCACAGAACTGGCGCGAGACGCAGGTTCAAAAAGCCCGGACCTGCCACTTCGGCCGTCTCCACACGTGCATCCGCCGCCAGTTTCGCCGCCAGCGCCTCTGCAATGTCGCGCGGTTTCATCTTGGCAGGCTTCGCCAGCACCATCGCAGCATTCGTGGCCATGTCACCATGGGCAGCGTCACGTGGTGGCTCCACGGCAACATTGGTGAAATCCAAACCTTCCGGCAGCGCGCCCTCGCCCTGCAAAGCGGTCAATTGCTCGATCACCAGACCACGGATTTCAGAAAACAGGTTCATCGATTACGTCCTTATGCTTTGCAGGCGGTTTACCACCGCCAGCGCGCCCGTCAATGCGCCGCAGAAGCAATTGGGATGTGTACGCCTGTAAAATTGTCCCAACCTGCCTGAACGGCAACACTTACAGCCTTCGCCATAGAAGAGGCCGAGGCCCCCTGTTCTGGCCGCAGTACATTATAGGTGACCCGCCAGCGCGCCCATTTATCACCCAGAGTCTCGGCAAGCTTCAATTGCCCAGATTCTGCAACCTGGGTCGCGACGTCATCCTTAGGGTGGCTCTTGGGGATAATCGAAATGACACCCCCATCTGCGGACATCAAGGCAGGCTCAAAGGCCGCCAGCATTGCTTTGCAGGTTTCAAGGCGTTGCAGCGGCTTTCCGGCATCTGACAGAGCGATAAGGTCAAGAAAAACATCGATCGGTTCTTCACCCCAGATATCGCCAACAAAGGTGCAGGTTTTCGCATCCAGATGACCAACGGGAAGAGGTTCAATCAAAGATGGACCCTTTTGCGCCATTGCCATGAGCTCATCAGCGTCCACATCCATCAGAATGACCCGCGCTTCGGCACGCTCCAGAACTGGCATCAAACGCCAGGTCAAATCGGTCGCAGCCCCTGCGATGAACACCGTCTTGTCCGCGAAAATCTCCATCTCTGCGGCTTACCTGAAGCCAGACCAAAGGAACAGTGATAATTCGGTGTAAGCCTTTTATATAGGGGCTAGAGCGGAAGCTTCTCTCCGAGCAGGCGCTCATATTCCATCAATGCAAACCGATCGGTCATTCCAGCAATGTAATCAGAGACTTTGCGAGCGATCGCCGTTTCGTCTGGAAGCTGCTTAACATCATCCTGCCACGTGAGAGGCAGTAAATCCGTGCGCTCCATAAAGAGCGGGAAAAGCGCCTCGACGACTTTCGTGACCTGCGCGCGCTTCTCCATCACCGAAGGCGCACGGTACATTTGGCTAAATAAGAACTTACGGATGACATTCAGCTGTTCGATGAAACCGTCTGAGAAAGCAATGACGGGTGCGCCGAAACCGCGGATGTCCTCAACCGACGTTGCTCCGCTGTCTTTCAGTAGCCCGCGCGACGTGTCGATCACATCCGCCACCATCACGCCAAAGACACGCCGCAACGCCTCATGCTTACGCCGGTTCTGACTGAGGCCGGGATAACGACTGTCAACTTCTGCAAAGGCTTCGCCAATCACCGGCAGTTTTTGAATATCAGCTTCCGTAAACAAACCCGCTCGCAGCCCATCCTGCAGATCGTGATTGTTGTAAGCGATGTCATCAGCCAATGCCGCAACCTGCGCCTCGGCACTCGCGTGGGTGTGCAACTCCAGATCGTGCAGCTCAACATATTCAGCAAGCGCATATGGGATCACCCCCAAAACCGGACCATTGTGTTTTGCGATACCCTCAAGGCATTCCCATGTCAGATTCAGCCCATCAAACTCCGCGTAATGTCGTTCTAGCGAGGTCACAATCTTCACAGCCTGCGCATTGTGATCAAATCCGCCATAGGGTGCCATCAGCTCATGCAGCGCATCTTCACCCGTGTGACCAAAGGGCGTGTGACCCAAATCATGCGCCAAGGCCACGGCCTCGGTCAGTTCCTGGTTCAACCCAAGTGAGCCGGCAATTGTCCGAGCAACCTGAGCAACCTCTATTGAATGAGTGAGGCGTGTGCGAAAATAGTCGCCCTCATGTTCCACAAATACTTGGGTTTTGTGTTTCAAGCGGCGAAAAGCGCTGGAATGGATGATCCGGTCTCGATCACGTTGAAAGCAGGACCGAAAAGCGCTCTCTTCTTCCGCAACACGCCGACCACGTGCACGCTCCGGGTCTGAGGCAAAATCTGCAATCATCACGCTTGTCCTTGTGGCCTGCTTATTGGCAACTTATATTGCACACTGCGTCGAACAACCCTTGGGTGCAACCGCCCAAATGCCTGTCAGGAGTGACAAAATGCAATTGCCGCCGAAAGTAACGGACCGCGCCTTTGAACGTCTTGCCGAAATTGGAGCAAGCGATCAAGGGCAGGCTTTGCGCATTGCTGTTGAGGGTGGCGGCTGTTCCGGCTTTCAATATGAAATCAAACTGGACGCCCCTGCCGAGGATGATCTGGTGCTGGAAGGCCAAGGCGAAAAAGTCGTTGTCGACAGCATTTCTCTGCCGTTCCTGGCAGATGCCGTCATTGATTTCAGCGAAGAGCTGATTGGTGCGCGGTTTGTCATCGAAAACCCAAATGCGAGCAGCTCTTGTGGCTGCGGCACCAGTTTCTCGATGTAAGCCTTATCGCGCTGCGTAATCTGCGAAAGATTTCATCAAAGCCTGCGTCTGCATCTTGAAAGATGCCGGGCGCAACATCGCTAGCAACCCGTAAAGGCCCTTGAGTTTCATTTCGAGTTCAACACGCCAGAGGGTGCCGCCATCCTCGGTTTCTTCAAAACTGTTGCGAGAAATACTCGCCGACTGATCAGAGACGTAAGATACCATATAAGAATAGGGAATATCCTTCGCGAGGATCGTTTCGATCATCTCAAAGGGGCGATCTCCGACTTTAAAATTCAGCAAGCTTGTTGCGCCGACAGTGCCGGGTTCCCCATCCAAAGGCTCCATGCTCTGAAACCCCGGCTGCCAGTGACGCCGATACCGGTGATCGGTCAAAAGTTCCACAACCCGATCACGGTGCAGGTCAATTTTCTGTTCGGCAAAGTATTTCATCATGGCACCTGAATTCGGGTTGAGCGCGCCCCTTGATAGCGCCATAGTCACCGCATGAAAATCGCGACTTTCAATATCAACGGCATCAAAGCCCGGATCAACGCCCTGCCCGATTACCTGGATGAAGCCCAGCCTGATGTGGTTTTATTGCAGGAAATCAAGTCAGTAGACGAAGCTTTCCCACGCGAGATCTTTGAAGATCGCGGCTACCGCGTCGAAACGCACGGGCAAAAAAGTTTTAACGGTGTGGCGATCCTGTCGAAATTGCCTTTGGAAGACGTGACCCGTGGTCTACCGGGAGATGAGAGCGACGAACAGGCGCGTTGGATTGAGGCCACTGTGATGGGCGAAACGCCTATTCGGGTTTGTGGACTTTATCTGCCAAACGGAAATCCGACACCGGGGCCAAAGTATGACTACAAACTTGCCTGGATGGAGCGCATGCAGGCTCATGCGGAGAATCTTCTGGAAAGCGAAGAACCGTTTTTGATGGCTGGGGATTATAACATCATCCCGCAAGACGAAGACGCGCGTCGCCCAGAGGCCTGGCAAGAGGACGCTCTTGCCCGCCCAGAAAGCCGCGCCGCCTATCGACGTCTGTTGAATTTGGGCTTCACGGAAGCCTTCCGCGCCCGCACCTTTGGGCCAGAGCATTATTCGTTCTGGGATTATCAGGCGGGAGCGTGGAACCGCGATGATGGCATTCGCATCGACCACTTCCTGCTGTCCCCGCAATGCGCGGACCTGCTGGTAGATTGTCAGATCGACAAGGAAGTCCGTGGTCGGGAAAAACCGTCAGATCACGTGCCGGTTTGGGTTGAGTTGGCGGCCTAATTTCTAATTGTTCCTTAGAAACTGCGTTAAGGCGATAAAATCATGGTTTTGTATTTCTTCGTCTTTATTTGGCCGCTCTCAATGCTTGCGCTGAGTGTCTATTGTTTTTTCTTCTTAAGGAACCGGTTGCTTGCAGCGTTCATGCCGCTGAGCCTACTTGGAATCGTGACTATTCTAATGTCACGCAGGTGGTCAGTAGAACGGCTAGAAAAAGCTGAATGTGTCAAAGGCGAAGCTTTGGCCTTTGATTGCAGCAAGAGTTCAACATACGGCATTGATACTTCGATTGCTGAAACC carries:
- a CDS encoding MFS transporter, whose protein sequence is MTFLLMIAVGLIGANSLILSPIAAEVAAGLGISNPADVMTAAGAYGAGVAVSAMFLAPLSDRFGADTTLKHALILVTAALGITAAAPNIELLIAGQTLAGVGVGMALPAIYTMAAVIAAPGQEAQTVGKVLTGWTLAMVGGVTFSAYGAELFGWRAVFAILAIAIFSVLVLMYAIRLPEAPRSDRITSPVSAMRVPGITGALFSVGMFSLGFYGIYNYLGTHITESMGRPITDAGLYTLLYGLGFGFAMFFDRYFENIGPRRALAAIFGAVFLLMTGFYHVVDWYLGFAALMFAWGLINHFGLNMTVNRLTRLDPSQRGAIMGLNSSVMYFCVFGATLGYRPLFDNWGLVACIVASAIIAIIGLGETLYARRTAKTAGVTA
- the scpB gene encoding SMC-Scp complex subunit ScpB, translating into MADQSDQTQEPQEESLFEAPPMGEQERMVEAILFASAEPVTVKELNGRMPHGADAAEALVHLRKRYEGRGVRVVKVGDAYAIRTAPDLGFLMQKEQVETRKLSRAAIETLAIIAYHQPVTRAEIEEIRGVSVSRGTVDQLLDMEWIRFGRRKMTPGRPVTFVVTQQFLDQFGLESARDLPGLKELRAAGLLDNRLPPGTLPTTPEDEDLAEETDEGQSELFED
- a CDS encoding segregation and condensation protein A, with amino-acid sequence MTDDFIEQAKREAVADRLAAEALIVDVDGFEGPLDLLLTLSRTQKVDLRKISILQLARQYLAFVEKAKQLRIELAADYLVMAAWLAFLKSRLLLPPDPEEEGPSGEELAAHLAFQLERLQAMRNAAAQLMARDRLGRDFFARGIPEDVTKTKIVTYTATLLDLMQGYARLKTKDEFRPFVMDRDSVFTLEEALDRMRGLIGYAGTWTDILSYLPEGWETDPKRRRSATAATFAASLQLAKEGKVHLRQDGTFGKIELRQKENDHG
- the nagZ gene encoding beta-N-acetylhexosaminidase, whose translation is MTQQASRFGATILGCEGLALTSSERTFFAEAKPFAFILFSRNIDNADQIRALCDQLREAVGYDAPILIDQEGGRVQRLREPLAREWLPPLDQIERAGKNAARSMYLRSRIQAHELRALGIDCNCAPLVDVATESTHPFLKNRCYGFDPKSISEIGRAVSDGHLDGGVLPVLKHIPGHGRSVVDSHLDLPRVSASAEELEVDFAPFKSLNDLPLGMTAHLVYDALDSVPATISPVLMGIIREKIGFDGLIMTDDISMEALDGTMTERSAASIEAGCDVVLHCNGDMAEMQDVVAASGMMTEAAQKRAVAALDARKAPKSVDIDALTTELESYLSG
- a CDS encoding SPOR domain-containing protein: MAQIPMNGSAPQAGSPQIVGSLANWAGAVVSLGLILGAGVWGYKLLVRDVTGVPVVRAIEGPMREQPVDPGGQQAAHQGLAVNSVAAEGTAAAPADRLVLAPPPIQLNDTDEPAAGTDVAVTAPPVSEETTVAAAPEAISAPPPIQPGDVDALVNQIVADATPLTELEPVAEPKPEAAVAVVKEGLGTSLRPKLRPSQFSAPAPVEVVASVSVDVAPETLPAGTRLVQLGAYASPDIARAEWDKLQTKFGDYLGDKKRVVQKATSGGRTFYRLRAMGFADLSDARRLCSALKAENADCIPVVTR
- the argS gene encoding arginine--tRNA ligase — protein: MNLFSEIRGLVIEQLTALQGEGALPEGLDFTNVAVEPPRDAAHGDMATNAAMVLAKPAKMKPRDIAEALAAKLAADARVETAEVAGPGFLNLRLAPVLWRDLVKAVLEAGNGFGRSQMGQGKKVNVEYVSANPTGPLHVGHTRGAVFGDALASLLDFAGYDVTREYYINDGGAQVDVLARSVYLRYLEAHGQEVAFEDGTYPGDYLIPVGEALKNKVGDAYVGQDESVWLAEVREYATEQMMDLIRADLKQLNIEMDVFYSEKSLYGTGRIEAALKSLEDKGLIYEGVLEPPKGKKPEDWEPREQTLFRSTDHGDDVDRPVKKSDGSWTYFAPDIAYHYDKVSRDFDLLIDIFGADHGGYVKRMKAAVSALSDGKTPIDIKLTQLVKLFKNGEPFKMSKRAGTFVTLRDVVDQVGSDVTRFVMLTRKNDAPLDFDFDKVLEQSKDNPVFYVQYAHARVCSAVKKAAEAGIDVADATIAAADLSKLADPAEIAVAKKVAEWPRLVEIAGRTNEPHRVAFYLYELASELHSLYHTGKDKPELRFVQEDNAQATQAKIALARAVAIVISAGLGILGVTPAQEMR
- a CDS encoding deoxyguanosinetriphosphate triphosphohydrolase, whose product is MIADFASDPERARGRRVAEEESAFRSCFQRDRDRIIHSSAFRRLKHKTQVFVEHEGDYFRTRLTHSIEVAQVARTIAGSLGLNQELTEAVALAHDLGHTPFGHTGEDALHELMAPYGGFDHNAQAVKIVTSLERHYAEFDGLNLTWECLEGIAKHNGPVLGVIPYALAEYVELHDLELHTHASAEAQVAALADDIAYNNHDLQDGLRAGLFTEADIQKLPVIGEAFAEVDSRYPGLSQNRRKHEALRRVFGVMVADVIDTSRGLLKDSGATSVEDIRGFGAPVIAFSDGFIEQLNVIRKFLFSQMYRAPSVMEKRAQVTKVVEALFPLFMERTDLLPLTWQDDVKQLPDETAIARKVSDYIAGMTDRFALMEYERLLGEKLPL
- a CDS encoding HesB/IscA family protein; the protein is MQLPPKVTDRAFERLAEIGASDQGQALRIAVEGGGCSGFQYEIKLDAPAEDDLVLEGQGEKVVVDSISLPFLADAVIDFSEELIGARFVIENPNASSSCGCGTSFSM
- a CDS encoding SRPBCC family protein, producing MALSRGALNPNSGAMMKYFAEQKIDLHRDRVVELLTDHRYRRHWQPGFQSMEPLDGEPGTVGATSLLNFKVGDRPFEMIETILAKDIPYSYMVSYVSDQSASISRNSFEETEDGGTLWRVELEMKLKGLYGLLAMLRPASFKMQTQALMKSFADYAAR
- the xth gene encoding exodeoxyribonuclease III, coding for MKIATFNINGIKARINALPDYLDEAQPDVVLLQEIKSVDEAFPREIFEDRGYRVETHGQKSFNGVAILSKLPLEDVTRGLPGDESDEQARWIEATVMGETPIRVCGLYLPNGNPTPGPKYDYKLAWMERMQAHAENLLESEEPFLMAGDYNIIPQDEDARRPEAWQEDALARPESRAAYRRLLNLGFTEAFRARTFGPEHYSFWDYQAGAWNRDDGIRIDHFLLSPQCADLLVDCQIDKEVRGREKPSDHVPVWVELAA